The genome window GATATCAGTACCTTGTTATCTATAGAATacctgaaatttttttgtcaacCTGGTTTGAGGTAAATGTAACCTACTCCTTATTTCTACAGCCTTCTTTCTGCGAACAACTTTACAGGGACAATACCAGAATCATTGGGAAATCTAAAGAAATTAGATGATTTGTAAGTGATGCAACATGACCCAATTGTTTGGATGTCTAGTATTTTTTAACAGAGAATTTCACATCTTCTTTTACTGCCTGCAGTAGGATAGATGGGAGCCGATTATCAGGGAAGATACCTAGTTTTATTGGCAACTGGACGAATCTTGAAAGACTGTGAGTGCTGCTCTTCATTTATTCATCTCCCATCTTTTACTCCTTTAAATCAAGTTTTTGAATGTTGGTtaatgtttatatatttttgtgcaCTGAACAATAAATTTAAATCTGTTGCAGTGATATGCAAGGCACATCCATGGAAGGCCCCATTCCTTCCACCATCTCTTTGTTGAAAAACTTAACTCAATTGTAAGAGCTCGCTCCTCTATCTTGTAATTACAATGAAACAAATAAGTATTTCTGACGTTTCTTTTGTATCAGGAGGATTTCTGATTTGAATGGATCAAGTATGCCTTTTCCTAATTTGACAGATACGAAGAATTTGGAGACTGTGTGAGTTCAAAATCACATAACCCTATTGAAACTGCGATTCTGTGTAGTTATTAACGCAATTCTGCTAATTCTTGATTGCATCTCTGTGGCCCAGGACTCTGAGAAATTGCTCAATTAGTGGTCTAATCCCAGATTACATTGGCGATCTGACAAAATTGACAACATTGTGAGTGCTTAGCTTAAATTTACCATCGTCAAACTgaaccaaaatgaaattttcagttttgtaaATTGCTATCAGTTATTGTTACAAAACTTGCAGGTTTTTCAAAACCTGTTCAGAAAATGGAGTAGATTCATGTTATATTTTGATTCTAATTATGTTTTGCAACCCATCAAGACAAATATCTGATATATGATAGTTCCTTCTCTCTTGTAGAGACCTGAGCTTTAACAAGTTGACTGGCGAAATTCCAGAGAACATTCAGGGTGTTGATAGTCTAGATTACATGTAAGtcaattaaataaagcaaGCATTAGTTTAGTTGTGCAAATGCtttgcattttatttattccttGAATTAGCTATTATCTGCATCTTTCATTTACTGTAAGTTTTATGGATGCAGGTTTTTGACCAGCAACTTACTGACCGGACAAGTGCCAAGTTGGATaattaacaacaaaaataacctGTTAGTCTATTATTCTATTACTAATCTATGAAGTTTTGCTCATCTGTGTTTATTTCTTTACGCACAAAATGTGGAGTTAGAGTTGTCATCAATGCCATGAAATTTCTGATGCAGGGATTTGTCTTACAACAATTTTACGGGATCACCTTCTGTTAGTTGCCCACAGTTAACTGTGTAAGCTTTTTAATATCCAAAGCTTTTCCTAATAGAGAATACACATGCACGCCTGTGCAAAGGCACCCACAAACTTAAGTACATTCCTCCTACATTACTCGCAAAACTCTTTGTATTTATCATGTGCTCCTTGTTTGCCCTATATTCTCTACTAATTCCTTTTATTATTAAACAGGAATTTAGTTTCTAGTTATTCGTCTCCACAACAATCGTGAGTTTACTAAaacttataattattttttcatcaaACTTCATAAAATACATGTATGACTGAGCCTTAATCCTTTCAACAAATAGATGGTGCTTAGAGAAGGACCTCCCTTGCCCCTCAAAACCCCGATGTAAGTTTTGATTCATATGAGATTTTGCTTTCATGAACATGCAACAGCTTTTGAGTGGACGTGATAGGTGTCATGTCtaaatttttaatacaattccCGTAACACCTGCAGACCATTCCTTGTTTATCAATTGTGGAGGGGAAAGGATGGAGTTTGAGGGCAATGAATATGAGCAGGACTTAACCCGTGTGGGGATATCACACTTCGTTTCATCATCTGATAAGTGGGGTTATAGCAGTACGGGGGTTTACATGGGCAAGTCTCGTGCAGATTACATAGCAGGAAACACATTGTCTCTGAATATGAATGGTCCAGAGTTTTATCAAACAGCCCGCCTTGCCCCTCTCTCACTCAAGTACTATGGCTTTTGCATGATAAAGGGCAGTTACAAAGTAAAGCTCCACTTTTCTGAAATAATGTATTCTGATAGCGAGACATTCAGCAGCCTTGGGAAGCGCATATTTGATGTCTCAATTCAAGTGAGTAAAAGTGGGTTTGTATTATtgtcaaattttcatttatgattggtaatcttttcttttttctttacaagATTTGGTTTGGCTATATGGTAAATTTGGTTGAAGCTTGTAAAGTTGTAATTTGCTTTTTCCACAGGGGAATTTGGTTTTGAAGGATTTCAATATTATGGAGGAAGCAGGAGGCGTTGGAAAGGGCATTGTCAGAGAATATGATGTTCTTGTTAACGGTAGCACTCTAGAGATCCACTTATACTGGGCAGGAAAAGGAACTACTGCCATTCCTGACAGAGGTGTCTATGGACCTCTCATATCTGCAATTACTGTGACACCAAGTAAGCTTCACCCCTGTTCTAGGATttctactttttctttctacttGCGTGCATCTTAACTTCATTAAaacttttactttcttttcagattttaagGTTGATACTGGGGGGCTATCTGCTGGTGCTATTTCCGGCATTGTAGTAGCGTCATGTGTGTCCCTTGTATTGGTTTTGGTAGTCCTCCGACTGAGTGGTTTCTTAGGGGGAAAAGATGAGGATAAAGGTAAGGATAATCTCTGCATATAAAGTTGCTCTTTGCTGCACCAATTCTTGCAAGTAGGGGATGTGTAGCCAAGCACAGTGAATTGTATTCTGCATGATCCTCAACATCACAATAGGAGACAAAATGAGctagttttctctctcttgttttcACTATGTCTCATTGTATGGTAAATATCTAAAATCCTTCCTTGTGGCAGAGCTGCGTCGTGGGCTAGAACTACAAACAGGTTATTTCACTTTACGACAAATTAAAGCTGCCACTGGTAACTTTGATCCTTCAAATAAGATAGGTGAAGGAGGTTTTGGGCCTGTTTACAAGGTAATGATTACCATGACAATATTTATTTTGCCACATGTGAATTTGGCACTAACTCACTGCACAAATGTGAAATAATTGATGATTAGTGAAAGAAATATTCTTTGTATAGATGTGATTCTGAAACAACCTTGCTCGATTCTCAGGGTGTTCTGGCAGATGGTGCTGTCATTGCTGTTAAGCAGCTCTCCTCCAAATCAAAGCAAGGGAACCGTGAGTTTGTTAATGAGATAGGCATGATATCTGCTTTGCAGCACCCAAACCTCGTGAAGCTTTTTGGTTGCTGTATTGAAGGAAACCAGTTGTTGCTTATATATGAGTACATGGAAAACAATAGTCTTGCCCGTGCTCTTTTTGGTAAATACTTGCAACATCTTCAGCAGAATGTcctaaatttggaaaaagtcTTGTATCTtatttctccctctctctcccccaaACCTTTGTAGGTCGTGACGAACAACGGCTAAATTTGGACTGGAAAACTAGAAAGAAGATATGCTTGGGGATTGCAAGGGGATTAGCTTATCTTCATGAAGAATCAAGGTTGAAAATTGTTCATAGGGATATAAAGGCAACCAATGTGCTGCTTGATAAGGATCTAAATGCAAAGATATCTGACTTCGGTTTAGCTAAGCTAGATGAAGAAGAGAACACGCATATCAGCACACGAGTAGCTGGAACAATGTGAGCATTCTCTCTCGCATATTTTAGCTTCACTAAGATGTATTAATATgccaattgaaattttttggacTAGAGCTTGTTTATCGGACAATGATAATAAGAAATGCATATAGAGAGCTGGGATATGGAAACATGTATCTGTTATGACTATTCTGAGTCAGATTTGCGAAGATATAGTATACGGTTTGAACCCCTGAATTAAGCAGATTGCTGTATAATATTAGTGTTAATGAGTTGCGGGGTCATGAATGCAGCATGGCTAATGAATTGAAAGATATCTTGATACTTTCATTTAGAAATTTCTTATATGCTTCTCTTAGCCTTTGTTTGCTAATGATTAATGGCACCATACTCACTGATCTGGAGCTATCTGCTATTTTTGCAGAGGCTATATGGCTCCTGAATACGCAATGAGAGGTTACTTGACAGACAAAGCAGATGTTTACAGCTTTGGTATTGTTGCCTTAGAAATTGTCAGTGGAAAGAGCAACACAAATTACAGGCCAAAGGAGGAGTTCGTGTATCTTCTTGATGGGGTAAGCTTTATCTTATGTTATGTGATCTTTTGAAGACTACGCATTCACAATTTCTTCAGtatgaacaaaaaatttgtgttctaagtgattaaatattttgttaaatggTTTTCAGTAGAGACCTTCAAAAATTGTGTGTTCTAAGTGCATGTTAGCTTTGCAATTTTCACTTGGAATAGTTCAAGAGGTGGTAAATGTCTTTGTTTCTCTACATGTAATTCAAGGCCTATGTCCTACAAGAGCAAGGAAACATGCTAGAACTCGTGGATCCAAGTCTTGGTTCAAACTACTCTAAAGAGGAGGCCATGACAATGCTTAACTTGGCGCTCTTATGCTGCAACCCATCTCCCACTCTCAGACCACCCATGTCTTCTGTAGTAAGTATGCTCGAAGGCAAAAGTCCAGTTCAAGCACCAACAATCAAGCGCGGTTCAGCCGAACAGGATGCAAAGTTCAAAGCCTTTGAGAGGCTATCACAAGACAGCCAAACACACGTTTCCACA of Prunus dulcis chromosome 4, ALMONDv2, whole genome shotgun sequence contains these proteins:
- the LOC117624637 gene encoding probable LRR receptor-like serine/threonine-protein kinase At1g53430 isoform X1, with translation MGFVISTSKIVFALVLGFLALNCFTGFESNAQLLPLEEVRTLETISTKLHNTLWNISRSSCQGGGSGFYRYFTDNILSNVTCNCSFANNTCHVTNIELKGLNLTGVIPDEFGNLTHLEEIDLTRNYINGSIPASLSRAPLRILSLLGNRLSGSIPAAIGDFTMLRELVLEDNQFDGPLPQSLGKLTDLERLLLSANNFTGTIPESLGNLKKLDDFRIDGSRLSGKIPSFIGNWTNLERLDMQGTSMEGPIPSTISLLKNLTQLRISDLNGSSMPFPNLTDTKNLETVTLRNCSISGLIPDYIGDLTKLTTLDLSFNKLTGEIPENIQGVDSLDYMFLTSNLLTGQVPSWIINNKNNLDLSYNNFTGSPSVSCPQLTVNLVSSYSSPQQSWCLEKDLPCPSKPRYHSLFINCGGERMEFEGNEYEQDLTRVGISHFVSSSDKWGYSSTGVYMGKSRADYIAGNTLSLNMNGPEFYQTARLAPLSLKYYGFCMIKGSYKVKLHFSEIMYSDSETFSSLGKRIFDVSIQGNLVLKDFNIMEEAGGVGKGIVREYDVLVNGSTLEIHLYWAGKGTTAIPDRGVYGPLISAITVTPNFKVDTGGLSAGAISGIVVASCVSLVLVLVVLRLSGFLGGKDEDKELRRGLELQTGYFTLRQIKAATGNFDPSNKIGEGGFGPVYKGVLADGAVIAVKQLSSKSKQGNREFVNEIGMISALQHPNLVKLFGCCIEGNQLLLIYEYMENNSLARALFGRDEQRLNLDWKTRKKICLGIARGLAYLHEESRLKIVHRDIKATNVLLDKDLNAKISDFGLAKLDEEENTHISTRVAGTIGYMAPEYAMRGYLTDKADVYSFGIVALEIVSGKSNTNYRPKEEFVYLLDGAYVLQEQGNMLELVDPSLGSNYSKEEAMTMLNLALLCCNPSPTLRPPMSSVVSMLEGKSPVQAPTIKRGSAEQDAKFKAFERLSQDSQTHVSTFSQDSHVRGASMEGPWVDSSVSLASKDETMEHSSSTKLLKDMYDVNLQ
- the LOC117624637 gene encoding probable LRR receptor-like serine/threonine-protein kinase At1g53430 isoform X2 translates to MLRELVLEDNQFDGPLPQSLGKLTDLERLLLSANNFTGTIPESLGNLKKLDDFRIDGSRLSGKIPSFIGNWTNLERLDMQGTSMEGPIPSTISLLKNLTQLRISDLNGSSMPFPNLTDTKNLETVTLRNCSISGLIPDYIGDLTKLTTLDLSFNKLTGEIPENIQGVDSLDYMFLTSNLLTGQVPSWIINNKNNLDLSYNNFTGSPSVSCPQLTVNLVSSYSSPQQSWCLEKDLPCPSKPRYHSLFINCGGERMEFEGNEYEQDLTRVGISHFVSSSDKWGYSSTGVYMGKSRADYIAGNTLSLNMNGPEFYQTARLAPLSLKYYGFCMIKGSYKVKLHFSEIMYSDSETFSSLGKRIFDVSIQGNLVLKDFNIMEEAGGVGKGIVREYDVLVNGSTLEIHLYWAGKGTTAIPDRGVYGPLISAITVTPNFKVDTGGLSAGAISGIVVASCVSLVLVLVVLRLSGFLGGKDEDKELRRGLELQTGYFTLRQIKAATGNFDPSNKIGEGGFGPVYKGVLADGAVIAVKQLSSKSKQGNREFVNEIGMISALQHPNLVKLFGCCIEGNQLLLIYEYMENNSLARALFGRDEQRLNLDWKTRKKICLGIARGLAYLHEESRLKIVHRDIKATNVLLDKDLNAKISDFGLAKLDEEENTHISTRVAGTIGYMAPEYAMRGYLTDKADVYSFGIVALEIVSGKSNTNYRPKEEFVYLLDGAYVLQEQGNMLELVDPSLGSNYSKEEAMTMLNLALLCCNPSPTLRPPMSSVVSMLEGKSPVQAPTIKRGSAEQDAKFKAFERLSQDSQTHVSTFSQDSHVRGASMEGPWVDSSVSLASKDETMEHSSSTKLLKDMYDVNLQ